Below is a window of Pyrobaculum aerophilum str. IM2 DNA.
TTTAGTCACTATTGGGAAAATCGCCGAAGATTTAAAGCGACGTTTAAACCCAGATAAAGTAGTGGTAACGGGTCCCCATATAGTTGTTGAACAAATAGGCAACTATGTAAGGGGGGATCGCGTCGCCCAAAGCGTTGGGGGATTGGCGGGGATTTATGAATTCATGAGGGCGGGACTTTACGATGGGCTTAAAACAGAAATGGGGATAAAGGCGTATGAACGCCTAATGCAACTATTAGCCACAGAGAGGAACTTAGTGGCTATTGGACTGGAAGAGGTTGAGATGGCAGTAGCCGCAGGACGCGTTGAAATTTTACTCATTGTCGATTCTTACATTAAGGAGGATCCTCATAGGGCGTGGGACTTAATATACAAAGTATATGCCACGCGTGGCAAAATTTATATCATAAGAGAGGACTTGGAAATAGGCACAAGCCTCAAGGCTATGGGGGGCGTTGCCTCAATCTTAAGGTGGTGAAAAAGAGGGGAGAAAAAAGGAGGTTTTATGTCGCTTATTTCTTCTTGCCTAATAGTCTGTATACTTTTATGCCGGTGTACGGCGATTTGGCCACGGCGAACATCATCGGACCGCGGGCAGTCTGCTTCTCAATAACCTCGTACTGGTCAGTCTCAAACGCCTGCTTCGCCTTTATGTCGTAGAACTTTAGTTTCTGCTTCTTGGACATAGGTGTAGGATACACCCCGATATATAAAGTTTTTGTTTAATTTAAATACTGTATATAATTAAAGAAATAATTTGATAAAATATATATTTGAGTTGTGCTTATTCTACTTTTTATTATTTATATAATTTCTCTCTTCTGTATATTCTGTGCTCTTCTCTAGTTCTTTCTAGTTCTAGCCTTTGGAGATGTAAAGATAAAAATTCTGCGTCCCTAAGGCATTTATTATGTCAATAACTGGCTAATATGTGGCGCTGAGAAAAGTAGTTGCTCTGCTGGGCGTAGGCGGGGTCGGGAAGACAACTTTTGCCTACAGAGTTCTAGGCGTTTCCGACGCTCCCGTATTGACATTGAAACCGAGTTACTACAGAATTTACATTGGTAGTCTTGAGATCGATCTCGTAGACGTGCCTGGCCAGCGGGTATTTGAAGTGGCTATGAAATTCGCCTCATTTAAAATACCGATAATCGACAGGTTGATATATATGTACGACCTTACGAATTACGAGACGTTACATGCCATTTCCGAATTACATTCAATTTTCATGGAAAAAGGTTCGCAAGTCGCTAGAGAGACAGTAGTTGTGGGGAATAAGAGAGACGTGGCGGATGAGATAGGGGTTTATGTGGAGGCGGAGGAAATAGCTTCGGCAATTGGCGCCGCCGAGGTTTATTATATATCGGCAATTAGAGATCCGCCTGAGGTATTTGTAAAAATCCTATTGGGTAAGCCCTAACTGTATAAGAAGTTGGCGGAAGACTAATCCCCAATTCTCCCTCGTTAGCCATATTATTTCAAGTCCTAATTTCTTGGCGATGTCTATATAGTTCCTATGTACTGTCGCGATGACTCTCGGCGACGTGTGTAGCGCAGTCTGTAAATCTTCGCCGAAGTTTTTACATTTAAACTCCATGGCGCCTATTTCGTCAATAATTTTCAAGTCGCACTCCCGTCTTAACGCCTCGCTTATTACGTTACAAGCTTCAAGATTTACAACGTACTTGCCCACAGATGGCTCCCCCCTACCCACTCTGGCCAGCGCCATGCGGCGCCCGTTGGCTAAGTCCACAACGTCAAAACCAATACGCGTGCCGCCCTCACGCACTTCTACAGTGACAAAACCACATACTTTAACTCTTGATCTGGCGAGCTCAGCTATTTTTAAGACAAGGGTTGTTTTGCCTACGCCTGGCATTCCAGAAATACCAATTCTTAGCTCAGCCCTTTCACGCCACGTCATTTACTCGGCTTAGTCTAGCCTCATCATGTAAATAACTCAGCGCTAGGATATAAAACTTCTCGCCACTGTTAGACCTCCTTCCAGCGCCTTTTTTATAAGCTGTTCTACTAATCTCTCAAAAGGCGAGAATGCCTCTCCAATTAAACTTCGCATTTTTGAAAGAACAGCCCTGGTCTCCGACGCCACTTCTGAAATTGAACGCCGTTCGGCCCCCTCGTCACTTATATCATCTGAGTATTGATATAAAACGCCCAGAGATCTGCCCAGTTTTTTCGCAAGCTCTAGGATCTCCCGCCTTCGCAGTATAATGGCTGGCAGTACTAATGTAGCTTCTATTAAAGGCGCAGTCTTTAACTCCGCGGCCCTCTCCCGTTCTCCGTCTAAGTCAAGTGCTTGCCCTCTTGAGAGCCTCTGTGCCACGTCAGCTAAATATTCAACTACCTCTGGCCCCAGCTTAACTGCACGTCTTATGGACTCTGCAATAAGCCAATCGCTTGCTAATATGGTTCTGTCATCGCCGTATAAAACACGCGGCGTTTTAATTCCCCTCCTCTCTTCATGTTTATCCATTACGTCATCTTGAAGTAGGGATACTACATGAAGCAGTTCTATAATAGTCGCTGCTTGTATAAGCCGTGGGTCCATTAAGGCTCTTCTGTCAAGAGTATATGAAAAGGTGAGGAGTAGAATAGGCCTGAGCAATTTGCCAGGCGTCTCTATATAATAGCGCACCGCCTTACGTAACGACTCAGGCTCTAGATCTTCACCTACTTTTTGGAGGTTAACTACCACATGCTGTAGCGCGACCAAAACGTCCCGTGGAAGCAGAGACACGGTAGTTAAAAAAGTACAATATTTTTATCTTTGTTAAAAACCTATTTCGCCCTGTAACGTCCCTCTGCTGTTTTTTCCACCTTTCCCTCTCTAACTAGGCGTGTTAATTGCGCCTTCACAATTGCCACTTTCTCTACCCCTATCGCCTTTGCAATTTCCTCCGCGGTTAGCTCTTTACCTTTATTCTGGGATAGATATTCATATATCTTATTCTTTACCCCAGATGGCATGTAAGTAAATAAAAGTCCAAGTATTTAAAAATTAAATTGCTGGACAGCGGTAAGCTTATTATACTCGGGGAAATCACAAGGCTATGGTACGACTGGCAATAGTAGTGGCGGAATTCAACTACGATATAACACAGCTAATGTTACAAAAGGCGGTTGAACATGCAAAATTCCTCGGCGCCGAGATTACTTACATTGTGAAAACGCCTGGCGTTTACGACATACCCATGATATTAAAGGAGTTAGTCGCGAAGGAAGAGGTAGACGCAGTGGCCACACTCGGAGCCGTCATCCAAGGCGCTACTAAACACGACGAATTAGTGGCCACGCAAGCGGCGAGAAAAATACTAGATATCGCAGTTGAGTCGGGAAAACCTATAACTCTAGGCATCATAGGCCACGGGGCCAACAGGATTCAGGCGCTAGAAAGAGTAGAGGAGTACGCAAGGCGTGCGGTAGAGGCCGCTGTAAAAATGGCGAGGAGAAAGAAGGCCTTGCGGGAGGCGAAATACAACGGCTCAACTGTGTATATAGACTAATACACAGGAGTGATCCAATTTAAGTATTTCTCTACTTTGCCTCTCACGACGTTTGAGTACAGCTCAGCTATTTTTGTCGTAATGGGGCCCGGCTTGCCTGTGCCGATTGTTCTGCCGTCAACCTCCACCACTGGCGTTATCTCTGCGGCGGTTCCTACTAAAAACACCTCGTCGGCTGTATACACCTCCTCCCTCGTAATAGGCTTTTCCTCCACCCGAAGTCCCACATCCCCGCTGAGCTTTATTACCGTATCCCTCGTAATTCCCTCGAGGATAGATTCGTGTACTGGCGGCGTGAAAAGCCTTCCACCTCTGACAATGAAAATATTCTCTCCAGAACCCTCAACAACATAACCGTTAACGTCCATTAATAAAGCCTCGTCAAATCCCCTGCTTCTAGCCTCTACAAGCGCAAGTACAGAGTTTACATATATACCGCCGATTTTTGCCATCACAGGGAGCATTGTATTATGTACTCTACGCCAGCTCACAATCGTTGCCTTAATGCCGTTGGGCGAGAGGTATTTGCCAAATGGGAATACAATAACCGCGAGGGAGACTTCCAAATTTCTTATGTCAAGCGTCACCGTCTGCGAGGCGACAAACGCCACAGGTCTTATGTAGACATCCTCTCGGAAGTTATTAGCCTTTATGGTCTCTAGTACAGCTTGGCGGACTTCCTCTCTTGTATACGGAATATTTATGCCTAGTATCTTAGCCGATCTGTACATGCGGTCGATGTGTTCTTCTAACCTAAAGACGAGCAAATTATCGCCGTTCCAATACCCTCTTATTCCCTCGAATATAGAGGTTCCGTAGTGAAGCGCGTGAGTCAACACGTGTATTTTCGCGTCTTCCCACTTAAGTATTCTGCCGTCAAGCCAGATATATTTAGCGTACGGCTTCATGGGCCGAAGAGCAACTTCCTCATTTCCTCGCCAACTTTTTCAATTGGGTGAGTACGCGCCTCTTCCATGAGCTTTCTCAAAGTGGGGGCTCCTCTGTTGTACTCCTCTACCCACTCTTTTGCAAACTCGCCGCTTTTAACGCGCATGGCGGCCTCTTTCATTTTCCTCTTCACGTTTTCATCAATTACTCTAGGCCCCACAGTCAGTCCGCCGTATTTTGCGGTATCAGACACGCCGTTTAACATGCCGTAAATCCCCCTCTGCCATATTAAGTCCATTATTAACTTAGCCTCGTTTAACACTTCGAAATACGCCACCTCAGGCTGGTAGCCCATTTCCACCAGCACCTCAAACCCCTTCTTTATCAACTCCATAAGTCCCCCAACTAGTACAATTTGTTCGCCTATTAAGTCAGTTTCTGTCTCTTCGGCAAATGTAGTCTCTATTACGCCAGCCCGCGTGGCCCCAATGCCTTTTGCCAACGCCAGGGCGTATTTTAAAGCCGAGCCGCTGTAGTCTTGATAAACAGCTACAAGGGCCGGCACCCCCCGTCCTGCCAAGTACTCCTCTCTGACAGCTTTACCTGGCGCCTTGGGAGCAACCATAATAACGTCGATATTTTTCGGGGGTTTTATAAGCCCGAAGTGAACGTTAAACCCATGGGCGAAGTCGACAACAACCCCCTCTTTGAGATTTGGTGCAATTTGTTCTTGCCACACTTTTGGTTGTTCCATATCTGGTATTAATACCAAAATCACATCAGCTTTTCTAACAGCTTCGCCTATTTCATATACCCTAAACCCCTCGGAAGTCGCCAGTTCCCACGATTTGCCTCCCCTCCTCAGACCTATAATAACCTCTAGGCCGCTGTCTCTAAGGTTTAGCGCTTGCGCCCTTCCTTGTATGCCATAACCTATTACTGCGATTGTCTTGCCTTTAAGCGGCTCTAGAGATGCCTCCCTATCAGTATAGATCTTGGCCATGCCTATAGATACTTAGTGGTTTAATATTATTTCTATATGTAACACCTCCGGCAATTTATCCAGCTTGGCCACTAACCAATTAACCTCGTCAGAGGGGCCCACTACTTCCATATCTATTTTATACACGTGAGTGTCTGCCACTACGTGCATAGAGGTGACGTTTACCTTGGCGCGTCTTGTTATCGCTATTACGCGTCCAAGCGGGTCTAGGGACTTTGGAATTGTTATGCTAATCCTCATAAGTTAGTTGCACGTGCATGCCTTCTGGCATTATGACTGAGGTGAGCCAGTCCCCCGGCTTCACCCAGGGTAGCACTATGTCATATTCACTGTCTATAATTAAATCGACGATAAGCGGCTCGTCGTTTTTTAAAGCTCTAGACACAACGCGCTCAAGTTCCTCGTAGCTTTCGGGCCTAACGCCTTCGATGTCGTAAGCCTCGGCGATTTTTAAGAAGTCAGGTCTTGGGCTAAACTCCGTTGCGATTATCCTCCTTTTATACAAATATACTTGCCACTGTTTTACTAATTGCAGAGCTCTGTTGTCAAAAATCGTTACCACTATGGGTAAGTTATAGTCTCTGACTAACGCCAGGTTGTTCATTGTCATTTGGAAGGAGCCGTCTCCATCAATACACAATACCGGTCTAGAGCGGTCTGCTAATTTTGCTCCCAGCGCTGCGGGGACGCAAAAGCCCATGGTGCCCAATCCGGCCGACGTGATGAAGCTACCAGGCTCGTAAACATCCCATGCTATCTCAGCCCACATTTGGTGCGACCCCACGCCGGTCACTGTGATTGTGTTTCTTGGAGCGGCATTTCTTATCACTTTAAGAGCCTTCCACGGGTGAAAACCAGGCGTTGAATTAGCTATTTTGGACATGGCCTCATCATACATTTTACGTATATTTAATAGCCATGATATGAACCTATTATTTTGAATTGCACCAGATTGAATATAATCTATAAGTTTTCTTAAGGCTATTTTAGCATCTCCTACAATACCGACAGTTGGCTTCACATTTTTCCCTATTTCACTTTTGTCTATATCAATATGTATTAGTTTTAATTTACCGCTTGTTACATTTTCAATTAATTCCTTAAACCTCCCCCAGGTTCTGTCGCTAAACCTTGTGCCCACGGCTAGAATTACGTCGGCATTTGCCAATGCGGCATCTGCCTCAACGCGTCCGTGCATGCCCGCCGGTCCCATATAGAGGGGGTAGTCGTGTGGCACTGCCGTCTTTCCCGGCAGAGTTGATACAATAGGCGCATTTAACAGCCTAGAGACTTCTAAAACCTCTGGGGTTGCCCCCGACCATAAAACGCCGCCGCCGACTAATATCACAGGTCTTTTAGCCTCAATGAGATACTTGGCGGCTAGCCTTAACTTGTCCTCGTCAGGCGGCGGCGGAATAAATTTCTCTCTGTTCACAATTATCTTTTCTTCATAATCTGGCGCTGGCGCCAATTGTATATCTCTGGGCAAGTCGATTAACGTGGGCCCCGGCCTTCCAATTATGGAGATTTCATAGGCGGTTTTAAAGGCCGAAGTGGCC
It encodes the following:
- the cc1 gene encoding DNA-binding protein CC1, whose product is MSKKQKLKFYDIKAKQAFETDQYEVIEKQTARGPMMFAVAKSPYTGIKVYRLLGKKK
- a CDS encoding Rab family GTPase, with the protein product MALRKVVALLGVGGVGKTTFAYRVLGVSDAPVLTLKPSYYRIYIGSLEIDLVDVPGQRVFEVAMKFASFKIPIIDRLIYMYDLTNYETLHAISELHSIFMEKGSQVARETVVVGNKRDVADEIGVYVEAEEIASAIGAAEVYYISAIRDPPEVFVKILLGKP
- a CDS encoding NTPase, with the protein product MTWRERAELRIGISGMPGVGKTTLVLKIAELARSRVKVCGFVTVEVREGGTRIGFDVVDLANGRRMALARVGRGEPSVGKYVVNLEACNVISEALRRECDLKIIDEIGAMEFKCKNFGEDLQTALHTSPRVIATVHRNYIDIAKKLGLEIIWLTRENWGLVFRQLLIQLGLTQ
- a CDS encoding polyprenyl synthetase family protein, giving the protein MSLLPRDVLVALQHVVVNLQKVGEDLEPESLRKAVRYYIETPGKLLRPILLLTFSYTLDRRALMDPRLIQAATIIELLHVVSLLQDDVMDKHEERRGIKTPRVLYGDDRTILASDWLIAESIRRAVKLGPEVVEYLADVAQRLSRGQALDLDGERERAAELKTAPLIEATLVLPAIILRRREILELAKKLGRSLGVLYQYSDDISDEGAERRSISEVASETRAVLSKMRSLIGEAFSPFERLVEQLIKKALEGGLTVARSFIS
- a CDS encoding HTH domain-containing protein — protein: MPSGVKNKIYEYLSQNKGKELTAEEIAKAIGVEKVAIVKAQLTRLVREGKVEKTAEGRYRAK
- the ribH gene encoding 6,7-dimethyl-8-ribityllumazine synthase is translated as MVRLAIVVAEFNYDITQLMLQKAVEHAKFLGAEITYIVKTPGVYDIPMILKELVAKEEVDAVATLGAVIQGATKHDELVATQAARKILDIAVESGKPITLGIIGHGANRIQALERVEEYARRAVEAAVKMARRKKALREAKYNGSTVYID
- a CDS encoding branched-chain amino acid transaminase produces the protein MKPYAKYIWLDGRILKWEDAKIHVLTHALHYGTSIFEGIRGYWNGDNLLVFRLEEHIDRMYRSAKILGINIPYTREEVRQAVLETIKANNFREDVYIRPVAFVASQTVTLDIRNLEVSLAVIVFPFGKYLSPNGIKATIVSWRRVHNTMLPVMAKIGGIYVNSVLALVEARSRGFDEALLMDVNGYVVEGSGENIFIVRGGRLFTPPVHESILEGITRDTVIKLSGDVGLRVEEKPITREEVYTADEVFLVGTAAEITPVVEVDGRTIGTGKPGPITTKIAELYSNVVRGKVEKYLNWITPVY
- the ilvC gene encoding ketol-acid reductoisomerase; amino-acid sequence: MAKIYTDREASLEPLKGKTIAVIGYGIQGRAQALNLRDSGLEVIIGLRRGGKSWELATSEGFRVYEIGEAVRKADVILVLIPDMEQPKVWQEQIAPNLKEGVVVDFAHGFNVHFGLIKPPKNIDVIMVAPKAPGKAVREEYLAGRGVPALVAVYQDYSGSALKYALALAKGIGATRAGVIETTFAEETETDLIGEQIVLVGGLMELIKKGFEVLVEMGYQPEVAYFEVLNEAKLIMDLIWQRGIYGMLNGVSDTAKYGGLTVGPRVIDENVKRKMKEAAMRVKSGEFAKEWVEEYNRGAPTLRKLMEEARTHPIEKVGEEMRKLLFGP
- a CDS encoding ACT domain-containing protein; protein product: MRISITIPKSLDPLGRVIAITRRAKVNVTSMHVVADTHVYKIDMEVVGPSDEVNWLVAKLDKLPEVLHIEIILNH
- the ilvB gene encoding biosynthetic-type acetolactate synthase large subunit, coding for MGIPGGQIMPLFDALYGQDIETILFRHEQGAIHAAEGYARVSGRPAVVAVTSGPGATNLVTGITDAYMDSTPVVAITGQVVTSVFGRDGFQETDILGVVTPVTKFTYQVKKPSEATSAFKTAYEISIIGRPGPTLIDLPRDIQLAPAPDYEEKIIVNREKFIPPPPDEDKLRLAAKYLIEAKRPVILVGGGVLWSGATPEVLEVSRLLNAPIVSTLPGKTAVPHDYPLYMGPAGMHGRVEADAALANADVILAVGTRFSDRTWGRFKELIENVTSGKLKLIHIDIDKSEIGKNVKPTVGIVGDAKIALRKLIDYIQSGAIQNNRFISWLLNIRKMYDEAMSKIANSTPGFHPWKALKVIRNAAPRNTITVTGVGSHQMWAEIAWDVYEPGSFITSAGLGTMGFCVPAALGAKLADRSRPVLCIDGDGSFQMTMNNLALVRDYNLPIVVTIFDNRALQLVKQWQVYLYKRRIIATEFSPRPDFLKIAEAYDIEGVRPESYEELERVVSRALKNDEPLIVDLIIDSEYDIVLPWVKPGDWLTSVIMPEGMHVQLTYED